In Perca fluviatilis chromosome 18, GENO_Pfluv_1.0, whole genome shotgun sequence, one genomic interval encodes:
- the clu gene encoding clusterin isoform X2, producing the protein MLMMMMMMKKKGSKFLAVVALLLASANCILLPSKEDLTQISLLGEKYLDKQIENAVNGVKEMKSVMQKSSEEHQKFLDALEKTKEQKEEALRVAKEKEAKLEQEEEVCNETMTALWEECKPCLKNTCVKYYSRTCSSGSGLVGRQLEEVLNRTSPFSIWINGENIDVLQQEGQRQSKELRNLEEKYSEMADGVDSIFSDSMKVADHVHYNPPVFFFPNFLGPYTRRSRSVHSLFHNPFHGFQDLFSPMKDMSRNFFSSMGSMMDIDSDAAPNEDGSVNEDVVITKPFGNGRMTCREIRRNSAGCLKFREECQKCKEIQHIDCSGKRPLEGPLKQELEEALAMAERFTQQYNSLLKTFEEKMFNTSSILDLLNREFGWVSSLANNTNTKDDIFRVQTVDSRDTEEKPSEGEKKQPGETDVSVQLFDNPPMTFSVPGDIPWTDPKFSEVVAQKALDRYKETSVVVK; encoded by the exons AtgttaatgatgatgatgatgatgaagaagaagGGGTCCAAGTTTCTGGCCGTGGTGGCTCTTCTTCTGGCCTCAGCCAACTGTATCCTCCTTCCATCAAAAGAAGATCTTACCC agatCTCACTCCTGGGAGAAAAGTATCTGGATAAACAGATTGAAAACGCCGTTAACGGAGTGAAGGAGATGAAGAGCGTGATGCAGAAATCTTCAGAGGAACACCAGAAGTTTCTGGATGCCCTGGAGAAAACAAAGGAGCAGAAAGAG GAAGCGTTGCGCGTGGCTAAGGAGAAGGAGGCCAAGCtggagcaggaagaggaggTTTGTAACGAGACCATGACGGCCCTGTGGGAGGAGTGTAAGCCCTGCCTGAAGAACACCTGCGTTAAATACTACTCCCGAACCTGCAGCAGTGGATCTGGACTGGTGGGACGCCAG CTGGAGGAGGTGCTCAACAGAACGTCTCCCTTCTCCATCTGGATCAACGGGGAGAATATAGACGTCCTGCAGCAAGAGGGGCAGCGGCAGAGCAAAGAGCTCAGGAACCTGGAGGAAAAATACTCCGAGATGGCCGACGGCGTGGACAGCATATTTTCAGACAGCATGAAG GTGGCTGATCACGTGCACTACAACCCTCCAGTGTTCTTTTTTCCCAACTTCCTGGGGCCGTACACTCGCCGGAGCAGAAGCGTTCACTCTCTCTTCCACAATCCGTTCCACGGCTTCCAGGATTTGTTCTCCCCCATGAAGGACATGAGCAGGAACTTCTTCAGCTCTATGGGCTCCATGATGGACATCGACTCAGACGCAGCTCCTAATGAAG ACGGCAGTGTGAACGAGGACGTGGTCATCACCAAACCGTTTGGCAACGGCAGGATGACCTGCAGAGAGATTCGCCGCAACTCGGCCGGCTGCCTCAAGTTCCGCGAAGAGTGTCAGAAATGCAAAGAGATCCAGCATATTG ACTGCTCCGGGAAGAGACCTCTGGAGGGCCCGCTGAagcaggagctggaggaggcgCTGGCCATGGCCGAGCGCTTCACTCAGCAGTACAACAGCCTCCTGAAGACGTTCGAGGAGAAGATGTTCAACACCTCCTCCATCCTGGACCTGCTCAACAGAGAGTTCGGCTGGGTGTCATCTCTGGCCAACAACACCAACACCAAGGACGACATCTTCCGGGTTCAGACG GTGGACAGCAGGGACACTGAAGAGAAGCCCAGTGAGGGGGAGAAGAAGCAGCCTGGAGAAACAGACGTGTCTGTGCAGCTCTTCGACAATCCACCCATGACCTTTAGCGTGCCGGGCGACATCCCCTGGACCGACCCCAAGTTCTCTGAGGTGGTGGCCCAGAAGGCTCTGGACCGCTACAAGGAAACCAGCGT tgtggttaAATAA
- the clu gene encoding clusterin isoform X1, with product MLMMMMMMKKKGSKFLAVVALLLASANCILLPSKEDLTQISLLGEKYLDKQIENAVNGVKEMKSVMQKSSEEHQKFLDALEKTKEQKEEALRVAKEKEAKLEQEEEVCNETMTALWEECKPCLKNTCVKYYSRTCSSGSGLVGRQLEEVLNRTSPFSIWINGENIDVLQQEGQRQSKELRNLEEKYSEMADGVDSIFSDSMKVADHVHYNPPVFFFPNFLGPYTRRSRSVHSLFHNPFHGFQDLFSPMKDMSRNFFSSMGSMMDIDSDAAPNEVARAGRGDGSVNEDVVITKPFGNGRMTCREIRRNSAGCLKFREECQKCKEIQHIDCSGKRPLEGPLKQELEEALAMAERFTQQYNSLLKTFEEKMFNTSSILDLLNREFGWVSSLANNTNTKDDIFRVQTVDSRDTEEKPSEGEKKQPGETDVSVQLFDNPPMTFSVPGDIPWTDPKFSEVVAQKALDRYKETSVVVK from the exons AtgttaatgatgatgatgatgatgaagaagaagGGGTCCAAGTTTCTGGCCGTGGTGGCTCTTCTTCTGGCCTCAGCCAACTGTATCCTCCTTCCATCAAAAGAAGATCTTACCC agatCTCACTCCTGGGAGAAAAGTATCTGGATAAACAGATTGAAAACGCCGTTAACGGAGTGAAGGAGATGAAGAGCGTGATGCAGAAATCTTCAGAGGAACACCAGAAGTTTCTGGATGCCCTGGAGAAAACAAAGGAGCAGAAAGAG GAAGCGTTGCGCGTGGCTAAGGAGAAGGAGGCCAAGCtggagcaggaagaggaggTTTGTAACGAGACCATGACGGCCCTGTGGGAGGAGTGTAAGCCCTGCCTGAAGAACACCTGCGTTAAATACTACTCCCGAACCTGCAGCAGTGGATCTGGACTGGTGGGACGCCAG CTGGAGGAGGTGCTCAACAGAACGTCTCCCTTCTCCATCTGGATCAACGGGGAGAATATAGACGTCCTGCAGCAAGAGGGGCAGCGGCAGAGCAAAGAGCTCAGGAACCTGGAGGAAAAATACTCCGAGATGGCCGACGGCGTGGACAGCATATTTTCAGACAGCATGAAG GTGGCTGATCACGTGCACTACAACCCTCCAGTGTTCTTTTTTCCCAACTTCCTGGGGCCGTACACTCGCCGGAGCAGAAGCGTTCACTCTCTCTTCCACAATCCGTTCCACGGCTTCCAGGATTTGTTCTCCCCCATGAAGGACATGAGCAGGAACTTCTTCAGCTCTATGGGCTCCATGATGGACATCGACTCAGACGCAGCTCCTAATGAAG tggctagagctggcagaggag ACGGCAGTGTGAACGAGGACGTGGTCATCACCAAACCGTTTGGCAACGGCAGGATGACCTGCAGAGAGATTCGCCGCAACTCGGCCGGCTGCCTCAAGTTCCGCGAAGAGTGTCAGAAATGCAAAGAGATCCAGCATATTG ACTGCTCCGGGAAGAGACCTCTGGAGGGCCCGCTGAagcaggagctggaggaggcgCTGGCCATGGCCGAGCGCTTCACTCAGCAGTACAACAGCCTCCTGAAGACGTTCGAGGAGAAGATGTTCAACACCTCCTCCATCCTGGACCTGCTCAACAGAGAGTTCGGCTGGGTGTCATCTCTGGCCAACAACACCAACACCAAGGACGACATCTTCCGGGTTCAGACG GTGGACAGCAGGGACACTGAAGAGAAGCCCAGTGAGGGGGAGAAGAAGCAGCCTGGAGAAACAGACGTGTCTGTGCAGCTCTTCGACAATCCACCCATGACCTTTAGCGTGCCGGGCGACATCCCCTGGACCGACCCCAAGTTCTCTGAGGTGGTGGCCCAGAAGGCTCTGGACCGCTACAAGGAAACCAGCGT tgtggttaAATAA